In a genomic window of Amphiprion ocellaris isolate individual 3 ecotype Okinawa chromosome 11, ASM2253959v1, whole genome shotgun sequence:
- the LOC111588657 gene encoding sterile alpha motif domain-containing protein 9-like: MTEQSETKCAEEDLPPHIKDWSKHHVREWARKLDGVDEAVAEKLFQKDVSGCVFLILDIEDLNEINVTFGPAKLLIHARDELVKIMTEEPTSSANQPGKPCKPYPFCRYHDTFRYLESSILDITESGASDLIEPCHEYKGFTNTTDETKMSKFTVEVIRFAAACMNSRTNGTIHFGIGDTPDFIHGQVLGVLVQDREAYAKELKYAIDGHFEYKHKDAAQKCIKPPRFVQVLNKNMTSSDKFVIEVDVVPDSTICEENLYHTHTVDTRKAKKKAKVKEMELQPSKCFLVRDGGCSRDLLAPTTSAKPLTEYKHFIDNMAQRSQLRKKAEEKHLSVIKSSTQGSRLSEMITGGSPSLDKSHFEQYLIVTNKSHSSQFESMGFLVELNPTAVLDFDPESTKHGLQCHFSQQSTVSVHLPERYKITEGIEDIANKLKLTRNTSWVCCNGGVENEVPSDMDQWLMDKGASIRDVISFLCRKDVLPNKRFLVIFLLLSTVSEKMDPLVETFSTFWQELRGTDQILCVCDNENAFNSWRDLIESRCGINISGRCIYELSFAEVNGTVLSLWSKNRRSSRFLPCGGGSTVLLQKKDEQSLNTLEVLCVNQCEGGNEDKIVIEENFYKGGKVSWWNFYFSEQPGCTPFIKRDKFDYIKNTVIPDLCSLRKACVLFNLMHVPGCGGTSLAMHTLWAHRDRFRCAVLRSSNADFTDAAHQVVRLLMYDHKEQIPTVPVLLMIDDFDDMEKVFDLQQLIEKECAQKKVQSKSAQVILLNCMRSESSELPEPTDTVFIGNNLSEKEQRMFEEKLVEIEKTHKNAETFYGFMIMKKNFKSEYIQGVVHNTLKSFSMNQKPAQLLAVLVLLHVYCKGASLSISLCEEFLGLQPKPFCGTIKVEDGFGKFSAFIANCSVEGKVVFKAVKIIHSSIASHCLKELTKKHNVNKADIADLLLTTNKLYECTQGKDNLLQDVHHILVKRHYSAEEESKFSPLIQDIASETPGLEEMVLKNASIRFEKDAIVSQLLARYYYLTKKDFSEAKFWADKAKALSKDSSYIADTLAQVMKHELKNAVANYKDEPISPEKLNTSLKLAQSAIEAFKEAQSLAKKESVQRLQIKTDNCPFNTAGCLGEIQVGVLVIDVLAKTPIFASDNVRHDIMSQVLSGDVDLQSVARNDPRNNKNRSYYAILRQFEDVLYNLKYRMRVNFDYLENFYVNLGSRFGLKDIREQVAQKELLRCFSLYAKLFCKTDSAALLRNKMMHNVLKLHQSRQFLEKEKADTYSGILNCLSNDISTEMMEKIARQYFLVCAPEHNPTTAERINYIYANVVLSCIKLESQQLQPYRQLIDLLCKLLREQIPLSDRLPLFFIAVVLFWPHLDCPDCRNLGSYISEMKTLYHVVMKEVYNGKSPIVHFLLGKKQGYERLVHSGELKKCIMSEEEQFASMWGNGKIWKERKVEELLCRVTGEVKSTFILADTCFPKLKLEVAPMYRSQISGLAEGSKVSFFIGFSMKGPLALDIDLKL, encoded by the exons ATGACAGAGCAAAGTGAAACGAAG TGTGCGGAGGAGGATCTGCCACCTCACATCAAGGATTGGAGTAAACATCACGTGAGAGAATGGGCTCGCAAGTTGGATGGTGTGGATGAAGCAGTTGCTGAAAAGTTGTTTCAGAAAGACGTTAGTGGGTgtgtttttttgattttagatATTGAAGACTTGAATGAAATCAATGTGACTTTTGGACCAGCAAAACTTCTCATTCATGCCAGAGATGAATTAGTGAAAAttatgacagaagaaccaacaagcTCTGCAAACCAGCCAGGGAAACCCTGCAAGCCTTATCCATTTTGTAGATACCATGATACATTTAGATACTTGGAGAGCAGCATTCTTGATATTACAGAATCAGGTGCCTCAGACTTGATTGAACCTTGTCATGAATATAAAGGTTTCACCAATACAACTGATGAAACTAAAATGAGCAAGTTCACTGTGGAGGTTATTCGCTTTGCAGCTGCCTGCATGAATAGCCGCACCAACGGCACTATACACTTTGGAATAGGTGACACGCCAGACTTCATCCATGGTCAAGTACTGGGAGTGCTTGTTCAGGACAGAGAGGCTTATGCAAAAGAACTAAAATATGCCATTGATGGTCATTTTGAGTACAAACACAAAGACGCTGCTCAAAAGTGCATCAAACCTCCCCGATTTGTCCAAGTTCTCAATAAGAACATGACATCATCTGACAAATTTGTGATAGAAGTGGATGTAGTTCCAGATTCTACAATCTGTGAAGAAAATCTCTACCACACTCACACTGTAGACACAAGAAAAGCCAAGAAAAAAGCTAAAGTTAAAGAAATGGAGTTGCAACCTTCAAAGTGTTTTCTGGTGCGAGATGGTGGTTGCAGCAGGGATCTCCTGGCACCAACCACATCTGCCAAACCCTTGACCGAGTACAAACATTTTATTGACAATATGGCTCAGCGATCACAACTCAGAAAAAAAGCTGAAGAGAAGCACCTCAGTGTGATAAAAAGCAGTACTCAGGGCTCGAGATTAAGTGAGATGATAACTGGTGGCTCTCCATCCTTAGATAAGTCACACTTTGAGCAGTATTTGATAGTAACTAACAAATCACATTCAAGCCAGTTTGAATCAATGGGATTTCTCGTAGAACTCAACCCGACAGCTGTCTTGGACTTTGACCCAGAATCAACTAAACATGGATTACAGTGTCACTTTAGCCAGCAAAGCACAGTCAGTGTCCATTTACCTGAACGGTATAAAATCACAGAAGGAATTGAAGACATTGCAAACAAATTGAAGTTAACTCGAAACACCAGCTGGGTATGCTGCAATGGAGGGGTTGAGAATGAAGTGCCCTCAGACATGGACCAGTGGCTTATGGACAAAGGAGCTTCCATTAGAGATGTGATTTCTTTCTTGTGTCGCAAAGATGTGCTTCCAAACAAGagatttcttgtcattttcttacttttgtcaACAGTGAGTGAGAAAATGGATCCCCTTGTTGAGACTTTCAGTACATTCTGGCAGGAACTCAGAGGCACAGATCAAATCCTTTGTGTATGTGACAATGAAAACGCCTTTAACTCCTGGAGGGACCTAATTGAGTCTCGATGTGGAATCAACATCTCAGGTAGATGCATATATGAGCTTAGCTTTGCAGAAGTCAATGGCACCGTCCTTAGTCTTTGGTCAAAGAACCGCAGATCGAGTCGTTTCCTACCCTGTGGTGGGGGAAGCACAGTGCTTTTACAGAAGAAAGATGAGCAAAGCCTGAATACCTTAGAGGTCCTGTGCGTTAACCAATGTGAAGGAGGAAATGAGGACAAAATTGTCATTGAGGAGAACTTCTACAAAGGGGGTAAAGTGTCATGGTGGAATTTCTATTTCTCAGAGCAGCCTGGAtgcacaccatttatcaaacgAGACAAGTTTGACTACATCAAGAATACCGTCATACCAGACTTGTGCTCTCTGAGAAAAGCCTGTGTGTTGTTCAATCTCATGCATGTACCTGGATGTGGTGGGACATCTTTGGCTATGCACACCCTGTGGGCTCACCGGGACAGATTCCGCTGTGCTGTCCTCAGGAGCAGCAATGCTGACTTTACTGATGCAGCTCATCAAGTGGTCAGACTTTTAATGTATGACCACAAGGAGCAAATACCAACTGTCCCTGTGTTGCTGATGATTGATGACTTTGATGATATGGAGAAAGTATTTGACTTGCAGCAGCTCATTGAAAAAGAATGTGCACAGAAAAAAGTTCAGTCTAAGTCAGCACAGGTAATTCTCCTGAACTGCATGAGATCAGAGTCCTCAGAACTGCCCGAGCCAACAGATACTGTATTCATAGGAAACAATCTTTCAGAGAAGGAACAGAGAATGTTTGAGGAAAAACTTGTAGAAatagagaaaacacacaagaatGCTGAAACATTTTATGGTTTCATGATCATGAAGAAGAATTTTAAGTCAGAGTATATTCAAGGAGTAGTTCACAACACTCTGAAGAGCTTCAGCATGAACCAGAAACCTGCACAGCTCCTGGCTGTCTTagttctgctgcatgtttacTGTAAGGGtgcttctctctccatctctctctgtgaGGAATTTCTTGGCCTTCAACCAAAACCATTTTGTGGAACCATCAAAGTTGAAGATGGATTTGGGAAATTTTCCGCTTTCATTGCCAACTGCTCAGTAGAGGGTAAGGTAGTATTCAAAGCTGTGAAAATTATCCATTCAAGTATTGCAAGCCACTGTTTGAAGGAGcttacaaaaaaacacaatgtgaaTAAAGCTGATATTGCTGACCTTCTGCTGACCACAAATAAGCTTTATGAATGCACACAAGGAAAAGACAATCTCCTGCAAGATGTTCACCACATTTTGGTGAAGAGACATTATTCAGCAGAAGAGGAGAGCAAGTTCTCTCCGCTTATTCAAGACATTGCCAGTGAAACACCTGGACTGGAAGAGATGGTGCtaaaaaatgcatcaataaGATTTGAGAAAGATGCCATTGTCTCTCAGTTACTGGCCAGGTATTATTATCTCACAAAGAAGGATTTCTCAGAAGCAAAATTTTGGGCCGATAAAGCAAAAGCTCTGTCCAAAGACAGCTCCTATATTGCAGATACATTAGCCCAAGTTATGAAGCATGAGCTGAAGAATGCCGTTGCAAACTACAAGGATGAGCCTATCAGTCCCGAAAAACTGAACACGTCTCTCAAGCTGGCTCAGTCAGCGATAGAAGCATTCAAGGAAGCACAGAGCCTCGCAAAAAAAGAGTCAGTTCAACGATTGCAAATCAAAACGGACAACTGTCCTTTCAATACAGCTGGGTGCCTGGGAGAAATCCAGGTCGGAGTACTGGTCATTGACGTGCTGGCAAAGACCCCCATATTTGCCTCTGACAACGTCCGCCATGATATAATGAGCCAGGTTCTCTCTGGAGATGTTGACCTTCAGAGTGTAGCAAGAAACGATCCCcggaacaacaaaaacagatccTATTATGCCATTCTTAGACAGTTTGAGGATGTACTTTACAACCTCAAATACAGAATGAGGGTGAACTTTGACTACCTTGAAAACTTTTATGTGAATCTGGGCTCCAGATTTGGATTGAAAGACATCCGTGAACAAGTAGCCCAAAAGGAGCTTCTCAGATGTTTCAGTCTGTATGCAAAGCTTTTCTGCAAGACAGATTCTGCCGCTCTGTTGAGGAATAAAATGATGCATAATGTGCTGAAACTACACCAGTCAAGACAGTTCCTGGAGAAGGAAAAAGCTGATACCTATTCTGGGATTCTGAATTGTCTTTCAAATGACATCTCAACTGAAATGATGGAGAAGATTGCCAGACagtattttcttgtttgtgcACCCGAGCATAATCCGACTACAGCAGAGAGAATCAACTACATCTATGCCAATGTTGTGCTGAGCTGTATCAAACTGGAATCACAACAACTTCAGCCATACCGGCAGTTAATTGACCTCCTCTGCAAACTTCTGCGTGAGCAAATTCCACTAAGTGACAGATTGCCACTGTTCTTCATTGCAGTTGTGCTGTTTTGGCCACACCTGGACTGTCCAGATTGTAGAAATCTGGGAAGCTACATCTCAGAGATGAAGACCTTATATCACGTCGTGATGAAGGAAGTATACAATGGCAAGAGTCCCATTGTCCATTTCCTCTTGGGGAAAAAGCAGGGCTATGAACGGCTGGTACACAGTGGAGAGCTCAAAAAATGCATCATGTCTGAGGAAGAGCAGTTTGCTTCCATGTGGGGAAACGGCAAAATATGGAAAGAGAGGAAGGTTGAAGAGCTCCTTTGCCGGGTCACAGGCGAGGTGAAGAGTACCTTCATACTGGCAGATACTTGTTTCCCAAAACTAAAGCTTGAAGTTGCTCCAATGTACCGAAGTCAGATTAGTGGGCTCGCAGAGGGGTCAAAGGTATCATTCTTCATTGGTTTCTCAATGAAAGGCCCTCTAGCACTTGACATTGATCTAAAACTTTAA